Proteins co-encoded in one Corylus avellana chromosome ca9, CavTom2PMs-1.0 genomic window:
- the LOC132162027 gene encoding allene oxide synthase 3-like translates to MSANSSSSSSAKLPLKPIPGNYGLPFLGPIKDRLDYFYNQGLEAFFLTRIEKHQSTVFRTNMPPGPFISSNPRVVTVLDAISFPILFDTSKVEKRNVFEGTYMPSKSFTGGYRVCAYLDPSEPNHTLLKRWFFSLFAARHHSFIPLFRNSLSELFVNLEDKLSDNPGEAYFNTLSEQMSFNFVFRLFCDRNPSDTKLGSDGPNLLDRWLFVQLAPLMTLGLPKWLNCLEDLLLHTFPLPSFLVKSGYKKLYSAFYESTKPVLDEAVEVFGLKRDEACHNLLYMAGFNTYAGMKTTFPGLIKWVGLAGEKLHRQLADEIRTVVRDEGGKITLSALNKMTLTNSVVYESLRIEPPVPYQYGKAKEDLMVESHDATFEIKKGEMIFGYQPLATKDPKIFDNPEEFVGHRFVGEGEKLLKYLYWSNGRETDDPTVENKQCPGKDLVVLLSRVMLVELFLRYDTFTVEAGRLPLGSSVTFKSLTKATGS, encoded by the coding sequence ATGTCTGCAAATTCTTCTTCCTCGTCCTCTGCAAAACTCCCATTAAAGCCCATCCCCGGAAACTATGGCCTCCCATTTCTCGGACCCATCAAAGACCGCCTAGACTACTTCTACAACCAAGGCCTCGAAGCCTTCTTCCTAACCAGAATAGAGAAACACCAATCCACCGTCTTCCGAACCAATATGCCTCCCGGCCCTTTCATTTCCTCCAACCCTAGAGTCGTTACTGTTCTTGATGCTATCAGCTTTCCCATCCTCTTTGACActtcaaaagttgaaaaacGCAATGTTTTTGAGGGCACGTACATGCCCTCCAAATCCTTCACCGGCGGCTACCGTGTTTGCGCCTACCTCGACCCCTCCGAACCCAACCACACTCTTCTCAAGCGttggtttttctctcttttcgcCGCCCGCCATCACAGCTTTATCCCGCTCTTCCGAAACTCCTTGTCGGAGCTTTTCGTCAACCTCGAAGATAAGTTATCCGACAATCCCGGGGAAGCATACTTCAATACTCTTAGCGAACAAATGTCCTTCAACTTTGTGTTTAGGCTCTTCTGTGATCGAAATCCTTCCGATACAAAACTCGGATCGGACGGTCCCAATCTCTTGGACAGGTGGCTTTTTGTCCAACTTGCGCCGTTGATGACACTCGGATTACCCAAGTGGCTAAACTGTCTTGAAGATTTGTTATTGCACACTTTTCCTTTACCATCATTTCTGGTGAAATCCGGATATAAGAAGCTTTACAGTGCGTTTTATGAGTCAACGAAGCCGGTTTTGGATGAAGCAGTTGAggtttttgggcttaaaagagATGAAGCTTGCCATAACCTACTCTACATGGCTGGTTTCAATACATATGCAGGAATGAAGACGACGTTTCCCGGTCTGATCAAGTGGGTTGGATTAGCAGGAGAAAAGTTACACCGGCAGTTGGCTGATGAGATCAGGACCGTTGTTAGAGATGAAGGTGGGAAGATCACTTTATCTGCGTTAAATAAGATGACTTTGACAAATTCAGTGGTCTACGAATCGTTGAGGATTGAACCTCCGGTTCCCTACCAGTACGGGAAGGCAAAGGAGGATTTAATGGTCGAAAGCCATGATGCTACTTTTGAGATCAAGAAGGGGGAGATGATCTTCGGATATCAGCCGTTGGCTACCAAGGATCCCAAGATTTTTGACAACCCGGAGGAGTTTGTTGGCCATAGGTTTGTGGGTGAGGGAGAGAAGCTACTCAAGTACCTTTACTGGTCGAACGGACGTGAGACTGATGATCCAACAGTAGAGAATAAGCAGTGTCCGGGGAAGGATCTGGTGGTGCTATTGTCTAGGGTAATGTTGGTGGAGCTTTTCCTCCGTTATGACACGTTTACGGTTGAAGCTGGAAGGTTGCCGTTGGGATCATCGGTGACGTTCAAGTCGTTGACCAAGGCCACGGGGAGTTGA